One window of Oligoflexus sp. genomic DNA carries:
- a CDS encoding cyclopropane-fatty-acyl-phospholipid synthase family protein, with the protein MYTKIISDTLRKASEQSPSLFAALVDKHFSKMKRGLLIIDDVQSGRVYRFGRGSEVQARITVNDPVFFRKLVLATDIGLGESYVDGDWDTDDIGKVIRWFILNLQDMPSMSGGRANIRNILVNAMAAVNRMHHSLNQNSVEGSRKNISNHYDLGNEFFSSFLDETMTYSSALYISDEAEPMPVAQRRKLQNMAEMAGVKAHHKILEIGTGWGEFSCFLAATYGCEVTTLTISEQQFAFARQKVRQRGLEHLVTIKNMDYRKLHGQFDRIFTVEMLEAVGAEFLPTFFEKCEEWLKPSGKMVHQVILSPDSRFEDFKNGVDWIQKHIFPGSLLPSITALLDAANQDDRSFILSDYKEMGLDYARTLREWQQNFNRNFPRIEKLKLGFDTAFRRKWNYYFSYCEAAFSMRNITVAQIGMTRPNNHQPD; encoded by the coding sequence ATGTACACAAAGATCATAAGCGACACATTACGTAAGGCCTCGGAACAAAGCCCGTCCCTGTTTGCAGCGCTGGTGGACAAGCATTTCAGCAAGATGAAACGGGGGCTTTTGATCATCGACGATGTCCAGAGTGGACGCGTTTATCGCTTCGGCCGGGGCTCCGAGGTCCAGGCCCGCATCACTGTCAATGATCCTGTCTTTTTTCGGAAGCTGGTCCTGGCTACCGATATCGGGCTTGGGGAATCGTATGTTGATGGAGATTGGGACACTGATGATATCGGCAAGGTCATCCGCTGGTTCATCCTGAATCTGCAGGACATGCCGTCGATGTCGGGCGGTCGGGCGAACATTCGCAATATCCTGGTGAATGCGATGGCGGCGGTCAATCGCATGCATCATAGCCTGAATCAGAACAGCGTCGAAGGCTCGCGGAAGAATATCAGCAATCACTATGACCTGGGCAATGAGTTCTTTTCCAGCTTTCTGGACGAGACCATGACCTACTCCAGCGCTCTCTACATCAGCGACGAAGCGGAACCCATGCCGGTGGCGCAGCGGCGTAAACTTCAGAATATGGCAGAGATGGCCGGAGTGAAGGCGCATCATAAGATCCTTGAAATCGGGACGGGCTGGGGTGAATTCTCCTGTTTCCTGGCCGCTACCTATGGTTGTGAGGTGACGACGCTGACCATCTCTGAACAGCAGTTTGCCTTTGCGCGGCAGAAGGTGCGGCAGCGTGGTCTGGAGCATCTGGTTACGATCAAAAACATGGACTACAGAAAGCTGCATGGGCAGTTCGATCGCATTTTCACCGTGGAAATGCTCGAAGCGGTGGGCGCTGAATTCCTGCCGACTTTCTTTGAAAAATGCGAGGAGTGGCTGAAACCGAGCGGAAAGATGGTGCATCAGGTGATACTGAGCCCGGACTCCCGCTTCGAGGACTTCAAGAACGGCGTCGATTGGATTCAAAAGCATATCTTCCCAGGCTCGCTCCTGCCGTCGATCACCGCGCTCCTGGATGCCGCGAATCAGGATGATCGCAGCTTCATTCTGTCGGATTATAAAGAGATGGGCCTTGACTATGCCCGTACCCTGCGCGAGTGGCAGCAGAACTTCAACCGCAATTTCCCGCGGATTGAAAAACTAAAACTGGGTTTTGACACGGCCTTCCGCCGGAAATGGAACTATTACTTCTCGTACTGTGAAGCGGCTTTCAGCATGCGCAACATTACGGTCGCGCAGATTGGAATGACCCGTCCCAACAATCATCAACCGGACTGA